A genomic region of Sporolituus thermophilus DSM 23256 contains the following coding sequences:
- a CDS encoding DUF4931 domain-containing protein, whose product MTTHLAFDTWLSRLKPENIINRETKCPFCDRSSLVGVLAEQGPILLIKNKYPVLQDAFQTVLIETDHCDAELSTYPQDHLYAVIRFGVENWLNMEKSGEFKSVLFFKNHGPLSGGTIRHPHMQIVGLKNIDYRRNISADQFEGLIVHRDGGVEFNISTKPRVGFFEFNVILHDFDRLDAMADAIQTAAHYILNGFHKNCTSYNLFFYHFAGRIWVKIVPRFVMSPIFVGYAIPQVSTHLEEVVQDIKNRYYR is encoded by the coding sequence ATGACTACCCATCTTGCTTTTGATACCTGGTTAAGCCGGCTCAAGCCGGAAAACATTATTAACCGTGAAACCAAGTGCCCGTTCTGCGACCGGTCCAGCCTGGTCGGCGTGCTGGCCGAGCAGGGCCCTATCCTGCTGATAAAAAATAAGTATCCCGTACTGCAAGACGCCTTCCAGACAGTGCTGATCGAGACCGATCACTGCGATGCCGAACTGTCAACTTATCCGCAAGACCACCTCTATGCCGTCATTCGTTTCGGCGTGGAAAATTGGCTGAACATGGAGAAAAGCGGCGAGTTTAAGTCGGTACTGTTTTTCAAAAATCATGGCCCCCTGTCCGGCGGAACCATCCGTCACCCGCACATGCAGATTGTAGGGTTAAAGAACATCGACTACCGGCGAAACATTTCAGCTGATCAATTTGAAGGTCTCATCGTTCACCGCGATGGCGGCGTCGAATTTAATATATCGACTAAACCCCGTGTCGGCTTTTTTGAATTCAATGTCATCCTTCATGATTTTGACCGCCTTGACGCGATGGCCGACGCTATTCAGACGGCCGCCCATTATATTCTCAACGGGTTTCACAAAAACTGCACCAGCTATAACCTCTTTTTTTATCATTTTGCGGGCCGCATCTGGGTCAAAATTGTTCCCCGCTTCGTCATGTCGCCCATTTTTGTCGGCTATGCCATCCCCCAAGTTTCCACCCACCTCGAAGAGGTAGTGCAAGATATCAAAAACCGGTATTACCGCTAA